From Candidatus Tiamatella incendiivivens, a single genomic window includes:
- a CDS encoding RNA ligase partner protein, translating into MQIFALDTTALTETRLKSKLEASNLEAIVKKITGLIRDTRLELGAAFYMTPNIWNELRRFLIGNGVSMDAVNELSAWITVKAPDKLTVKLPASVFSEYISDMRKRIYKGLRIAEDIVAKTCKECGDSWDSDYYTVTIRSLRDRYREALRKGIIDSPEDFDTVILALELKGAVVTSDAGIRNMCEHLGIMVIDPEQFVDALSRMLRRARTLRNGKNDIKT; encoded by the coding sequence ATGCAAATATTTGCCTTAGATACTACAGCATTAACAGAGACGAGATTGAAGAGCAAGTTAGAAGCAAGTAATCTAGAGGCAATTGTTAAAAAGATAACTGGCTTGATTAGAGACACCAGACTAGAATTGGGAGCGGCATTTTATATGACACCTAACATTTGGAATGAGTTAAGAAGATTTCTAATAGGCAATGGAGTTTCAATGGATGCTGTCAATGAACTCTCTGCCTGGATAACTGTAAAGGCTCCGGACAAGCTTACCGTTAAACTTCCTGCATCAGTCTTCTCCGAGTATATATCAGATATGAGGAAAAGAATATACAAAGGCTTGAGGATAGCAGAAGATATTGTTGCTAAAACCTGTAAAGAATGCGGCGATTCTTGGGATTCTGATTATTATACCGTAACAATCAGAAGCCTCAGGGACAGATATAGGGAAGCACTCCGCAAGGGGATCATAGACAGTCCGGAGGATTTCGATACAGTCATACTAGCACTTGAGCTTAAGGGTGCTGTTGTAACTAGTGATGCCGGAATTAGGAATATGTGTGAGCATCTAGGTATAATGGTTATAGATCCTGAACAATTCGTAGATGCTTTGAGTCGTATGCTAAGAAGAGCTAGAACTCTCAGAAATGGGAAGAATGATATAAAAACCTAG
- a CDS encoding universal stress protein, which produces MSGKSFTTPTYEVSYLFRKILVPIDGSENSLRALDIAVDFAVRYGSHIVVYYATYRGQDDSHAVLGKAKKRIGDLDIRVTFKHEELDPREKATATAMVEEATNGGYDLVIIGARGRSVSEDVTIGSKALSLIANSVVSVFVIR; this is translated from the coding sequence TTGTCGGGGAAATCATTTACTACTCCTACATATGAAGTCAGCTATCTATTCAGGAAAATACTGGTACCTATAGATGGCTCTGAGAACAGTCTAAGAGCGTTGGATATAGCTGTGGACTTCGCTGTGAGATACGGGTCGCATATAGTAGTATACTACGCCACCTATAGGGGGCAAGATGATTCGCATGCAGTCTTAGGTAAAGCTAAGAAGAGGATAGGAGATTTAGATATTCGAGTTACATTCAAACACGAGGAATTGGATCCGAGAGAAAAAGCAACTGCTACAGCTATGGTAGAAGAAGCCACTAATGGAGGCTATGACCTAGTAATAATAGGTGCTAGGGGTAGATCCGTCAGCGAGGACGTAACCATAGGCAGTAAAGCCTTATCACTAATAGCTAACTCGGTTGTCTCCGTTTTCGTTATTCGATAA
- a CDS encoding type II glyceraldehyde-3-phosphate dehydrogenase produces the protein MKVKVSVNGYGTIGKRVADAIDKQDDMVLLGVSKTKPDYGAYLAVAKGYNLYVPDNKLEAFERAGFSVAGTIEEMIEKSDVVIDALPGKKGIEMKPVYGKYRVKQVFQGGEKPDVAEASFSTLCNYEEALGLNSLRVVSCNTTGLLRLICTIKRNFGVRKVRATLIRRGADPREVKKGPINAILFDPPALPSHHGEDVKTVVEDLDIITSAVAVPTTLMHVHSVLLELEEAVSRENVLNALNEAPRIMLLSSDRLGIKSTAEVIEIARDLRRRNDIPELVVIEDSITINGKELVLFQAVHQESIVVPENVDAVRALFKLADTWVETVRKTDKNLGLTYKFY, from the coding sequence GTGAAAGTGAAGGTTTCGGTAAATGGGTATGGAACTATAGGTAAAAGAGTAGCCGATGCTATAGATAAACAGGACGATATGGTTTTATTGGGGGTTAGTAAAACCAAGCCAGATTATGGCGCTTACCTAGCAGTTGCTAAGGGTTACAATTTATACGTACCCGATAACAAGTTGGAGGCATTTGAAAGAGCAGGTTTCTCGGTGGCTGGTACTATAGAGGAGATGATAGAGAAAAGTGATGTAGTCATCGATGCATTACCTGGGAAGAAGGGCATAGAGATGAAGCCTGTATACGGGAAATACAGGGTCAAACAAGTGTTCCAAGGAGGAGAAAAGCCGGATGTTGCAGAAGCTTCTTTCTCTACGCTATGCAATTATGAGGAGGCATTGGGACTGAATAGTTTAAGGGTAGTATCATGTAATACTACAGGGCTTCTAAGATTAATTTGTACAATCAAAAGGAATTTTGGAGTAAGGAAGGTTAGAGCGACACTGATACGCAGAGGAGCTGATCCTAGAGAAGTTAAAAAGGGGCCGATAAACGCGATCTTATTCGATCCTCCAGCACTTCCAAGCCATCATGGCGAAGATGTTAAAACAGTTGTGGAAGACCTGGACATAATTACTTCGGCAGTAGCGGTTCCTACAACATTAATGCATGTTCACAGCGTTCTCTTGGAACTTGAAGAAGCTGTATCTAGGGAGAATGTTTTAAACGCTCTTAACGAGGCTCCCAGAATAATGTTATTGAGCTCTGATAGACTAGGAATCAAGAGTACTGCCGAAGTTATTGAAATAGCTAGAGATCTCAGGCGTCGGAATGATATACCTGAGCTTGTGGTTATCGAAGACAGTATAACAATTAACGGTAAAGAATTGGTACTATTCCAAGCTGTACATCAAGAGTCAATAGTTGTCCCAGAGAATGTAGATGCAGTTAGAGCACTCTTTAAACTTGCAGATACTTGGGTTGAAACTGTAAGGAAGACAGATAAAAACCTGGGTTTAACATATAAGTTCTATTAA
- a CDS encoding PLP-dependent aminotransferase family protein, whose protein sequence is MDYNRLFSHRTKYMKASEIRELLKLAEGKNVISFAGGLPDPQTFPVDDMAKIASYIIETYGAEALQYAPTAGVTLFRKTLASWLDNQGVKVSNDDTILVTTGSQQGLDLTSRVLLDSGDIVVTEKPTYLAAINAFKPAEPRFIGIEIDDNGMKTGDLEKKLKSLSEEDLSRIKFIYTIPTSQNPGGVTMTMDRRKHLLELAEQYDLLIVEDDPYSHFVFEPIEFQALKTLDKNGRVLYLGTFSKILSPGIRVGFMLGPENLVSMMELAKQAVDLHSSTLSQYVALEAIKRGVVDKTIEKAKKIYKAKKDIMLEALEVYFKGIGKWTRPVGGMFIFVYLFQDIDTKPLMYKALEKGVAYVPGGSFFVDGTGRNTLRLNFSYPTPDQIREGIKRLGEFFSSI, encoded by the coding sequence ATGGATTATAATAGGTTATTTTCTCATAGAACCAAGTATATGAAAGCCTCGGAGATTAGGGAACTGCTGAAATTAGCAGAAGGTAAAAACGTCATAAGCTTTGCTGGAGGCTTACCGGATCCCCAAACATTCCCAGTAGATGATATGGCTAAAATAGCGTCATATATTATTGAAACGTATGGAGCTGAAGCTCTTCAATATGCGCCAACTGCTGGTGTTACATTATTCAGGAAAACTTTAGCTTCATGGCTGGATAATCAAGGTGTGAAGGTCAGTAATGATGACACTATTTTAGTGACAACAGGAAGCCAGCAAGGATTAGACCTTACAAGTAGAGTTCTGCTTGACAGCGGGGATATAGTAGTAACTGAGAAACCAACATATCTAGCTGCTATAAATGCTTTCAAACCTGCAGAACCTAGATTCATAGGAATAGAAATAGACGATAATGGTATGAAAACTGGTGACCTTGAGAAAAAGCTGAAATCGCTGAGTGAAGAGGATCTCTCCAGGATCAAGTTCATCTATACTATTCCAACTAGCCAGAACCCCGGAGGAGTAACTATGACTATGGATAGAAGAAAACACCTCTTAGAGTTAGCAGAACAGTATGACCTGTTAATAGTGGAGGATGACCCATATAGCCATTTCGTTTTTGAACCCATAGAATTCCAAGCGCTGAAAACACTAGATAAGAATGGCAGAGTCTTATACCTTGGCACTTTCAGTAAAATACTCTCTCCGGGAATACGTGTAGGTTTCATGCTAGGTCCAGAGAACCTGGTTTCAATGATGGAACTGGCGAAACAAGCAGTGGATCTCCACTCATCCACTCTATCTCAGTACGTGGCATTAGAGGCCATTAAGAGAGGAGTGGTTGATAAAACCATTGAGAAAGCCAAAAAGATCTACAAAGCCAAGAAAGACATAATGCTTGAGGCATTAGAAGTATATTTCAAGGGCATTGGAAAATGGACAAGACCGGTTGGAGGGATGTTTATATTCGTCTACCTTTTCCAGGATATTGATACCAAGCCGTTAATGTACAAAGCCTTAGAGAAAGGAGTAGCTTATGTCCCCGGCGGCTCATTCTTCGTTGATGGTACTGGAAGAAATACTCTAAGATTAAACTTCAGCTATCCAACACCAGACCAGATAAGAGAAGGAATAAAAAGACTAGGAGAATTCTTCTCAAGCATATAA
- a CDS encoding sulfite exporter TauE/SafE family protein, whose product MPMPWMEYVLTPIVGFIAGFLGTLLGIGGGSIMVPTLVLAGIDVKKVVPASLFAILGTSAGGLKKLYSKGLVDYKLAFTLELASVTGALIGVYFFGKESSIVIEALLGAVLIGTGFLFMYRQKHGRSGELEYTDNTVRLSAALMVSLLAGFLSATLGIGGGVLKVPILVVILGLEIHKAVSTSKLMVGITALTGVIGYIYTGHLDVILAVLLLLGTYLGAKASAGIMLELKGKWLMIIAASYYFIMGLIIILKSI is encoded by the coding sequence ATGCCTATGCCGTGGATGGAGTATGTGTTGACACCGATAGTAGGATTTATAGCAGGATTCCTAGGTACGCTGCTCGGGATAGGCGGAGGCTCAATAATGGTACCTACTCTCGTCCTAGCAGGTATTGATGTAAAGAAGGTGGTTCCTGCAAGCCTGTTTGCTATACTGGGAACTAGTGCTGGGGGATTAAAGAAGCTATATAGTAAGGGACTAGTTGATTACAAGCTAGCTTTTACACTAGAATTGGCATCGGTAACTGGTGCTCTAATAGGAGTTTATTTCTTTGGAAAGGAGTCCAGTATCGTGATAGAAGCGCTACTAGGTGCTGTCCTAATAGGTACAGGATTTTTATTTATGTACAGGCAGAAACACGGTAGATCCGGCGAGTTAGAGTACACCGACAATACTGTGAGACTTTCTGCAGCATTAATGGTAAGTCTATTAGCAGGTTTCCTCTCAGCTACCCTTGGTATTGGAGGAGGAGTGTTGAAAGTACCTATTCTAGTTGTGATATTGGGCCTTGAGATACACAAGGCAGTTTCAACCAGCAAATTGATGGTTGGAATAACTGCATTAACCGGTGTTATAGGATATATTTATACTGGTCACCTTGACGTCATCCTCGCGGTTCTACTTCTTTTAGGAACATATCTTGGAGCGAAAGCGTCTGCAGGTATAATGCTAGAATTGAAGGGTAAATGGTTGATGATTATAGCTGCATCATATTACTTTATAATGGGATTGATAATAATTTTGAAGTCAATTTAA
- a CDS encoding ribbon-helix-helix protein, CopG family has translation MKVVTFKIEEDLLEKIDQFALDKNMTRSEVIRRALKTYLERETRKIVTRRLRIYS, from the coding sequence GTGAAGGTCGTTACATTCAAAATAGAAGAAGATCTACTGGAGAAAATAGATCAATTTGCACTCGATAAGAATATGACTAGAAGCGAGGTCATTCGAAGAGCGTTAAAGACATATCTAGAGAGGGAGACAAGAAAAATAGTAACAAGAAGACTGAGAATATATTCCTAA
- a CDS encoding TldD/PmbA family protein, whose protein sequence is MSNRFLDEIESYTNGFSCGDYFDIRVVFESGRSLRMENGRITTNKLYSEKGLHSRVYYNSHWGSATSSAIDRESILKTLEKACAIARSSSTATARRGSLGNYKVIESGYEWPVKRSFDDVDLSAKISDMQMVNGILEAKEYVKSVVVRLNEWVEERVIYTSEGTKAVEVKPYIYFAAMATGSVEGRNITAYKNIGRIDGYTIFDDISQEEFALGIIDKLEKQAKAKSVKPDKYETIVSPHLIGTLIHEAFGHLAEADFVLSGSVLKEYKGEEIAPDFINVKDVPEVNQGFGNVKFDDEGIQARDAIIVDKGMVKEFMTDRERAFLLKQKPTGNARSEGYRVQPLIRMRNTILIPGDWDLEELVEDIDYGILLGTPLGGEANLDGTFQVGIQDAYEIVKGEIGDPIRVSSITGNSIKMLRHAVGVSKDFCIDYGFCGKMQWVPVSSGGPYLRVAREGAPSLGAV, encoded by the coding sequence TTGAGTAACAGATTCTTAGACGAAATCGAGAGTTATACCAACGGATTCTCCTGTGGAGATTACTTTGATATTAGAGTGGTATTTGAGAGCGGTAGAAGTCTTAGAATGGAGAACGGTAGGATAACTACTAATAAACTATATAGTGAGAAAGGCTTGCATTCACGAGTATACTATAATAGCCACTGGGGTTCTGCGACTTCCTCTGCTATCGATAGAGAAAGCATATTGAAGACCTTGGAGAAAGCTTGTGCGATTGCAAGGAGTTCTTCAACTGCTACAGCACGGAGAGGTAGTTTGGGCAATTATAAGGTTATAGAATCTGGCTATGAATGGCCGGTAAAGAGGAGTTTTGACGATGTTGATCTTTCGGCAAAGATTTCTGACATGCAAATGGTTAACGGTATTTTAGAAGCAAAAGAATATGTGAAGAGCGTTGTGGTAAGGCTAAACGAATGGGTTGAAGAGAGGGTTATCTATACCTCCGAAGGTACTAAGGCCGTGGAGGTAAAACCGTATATCTACTTTGCTGCAATGGCTACAGGTTCAGTAGAAGGACGGAATATTACAGCGTACAAAAACATTGGAAGAATAGACGGTTATACCATATTCGATGATATAAGCCAAGAGGAATTTGCTCTCGGTATAATTGATAAACTTGAAAAACAAGCCAAAGCAAAATCCGTTAAACCAGATAAGTATGAGACTATAGTATCACCCCATCTCATAGGCACGTTAATACATGAAGCATTCGGCCATTTAGCGGAAGCAGACTTCGTGTTATCTGGGAGTGTGTTGAAAGAGTATAAGGGCGAAGAGATAGCTCCAGATTTTATCAACGTTAAAGACGTTCCGGAAGTTAACCAGGGTTTTGGGAACGTTAAATTCGATGATGAAGGGATACAAGCTAGGGATGCTATAATAGTCGATAAGGGAATGGTTAAAGAGTTCATGACCGACAGGGAAAGAGCGTTCCTCCTGAAGCAGAAACCTACAGGAAATGCTAGATCTGAGGGTTATCGCGTACAACCGTTAATCAGGATGAGGAACACTATTCTCATACCTGGAGACTGGGATCTAGAAGAGTTAGTGGAGGATATAGATTATGGTATACTGCTTGGAACCCCGCTTGGAGGAGAAGCAAATTTGGACGGAACTTTTCAAGTAGGAATCCAAGATGCGTATGAAATTGTAAAAGGTGAGATAGGGGATCCTATAAGAGTATCTAGTATAACTGGAAACAGTATAAAGATGCTTAGACACGCAGTTGGAGTATCCAAGGACTTCTGTATAGACTATGGCTTTTGTGGGAAAATGCAGTGGGTTCCCGTATCCTCTGGAGGTCCTTATCTGAGAGTCGCGAGGGAAGGCGCACCTTCCCTCGGAGCAGTCTAA
- a CDS encoding phosphoglycerate kinase gives MVRIPEAPTLDDIDPRNSRVLMRIDINSPIDPETGRILDTTRFESHVKTIKELVVERNNALVLISHQGRPGSLDFVLLNNHSRILSEHLGMEVKYIDDIIGPAAREAISSLGKGEILLLDNTRLLSEETIEMVPEKHATSIFVRRLSEHFDYYVNDAFATAHRSQPSIVGFPLVLPSSMGRLMEKEVNALSKVFNPEVEPKIFVLGGAKVHDTLRIIEHIVANKVADRILTTGLVAFLFMVSKGIDIGKQQKALLEKKGILPLVPRARRLLLKGAPVETPIDFKVEMPNGDIEIRALGSLDDPAKDIGPQTVTMYGEFFQEANIIVMRGPAGVIEDDRFKEGTISLVEKALSSGAFTIFGGGHFNAILKELNNKQLINRVGHLSTGGGALLLFLAGEPLPALEALNMSARKFLGW, from the coding sequence TTGGTAAGAATACCTGAAGCCCCCACTTTGGATGATATAGATCCTCGAAACAGTAGGGTTTTGATGCGTATAGATATCAACAGTCCTATAGACCCGGAGACAGGGAGAATCCTAGATACTACAAGGTTTGAGTCTCATGTTAAGACAATAAAAGAATTGGTTGTTGAAAGAAATAATGCCTTGGTATTAATAAGCCACCAAGGAAGACCTGGCTCATTGGATTTCGTTTTGCTAAACAATCACTCTAGAATACTTAGTGAGCATTTAGGCATGGAAGTTAAATATATCGATGATATAATTGGACCAGCTGCTAGAGAAGCCATTAGTTCCCTAGGTAAAGGAGAAATATTGCTTCTCGATAACACTAGGCTATTATCCGAAGAAACCATTGAAATGGTTCCTGAGAAACACGCTACAAGTATATTCGTCCGCAGACTGTCAGAGCATTTTGATTACTATGTAAATGACGCTTTTGCAACTGCGCATCGGAGTCAACCTAGCATAGTAGGTTTTCCCTTGGTTTTACCCTCATCTATGGGCAGGTTGATGGAAAAAGAGGTAAACGCGCTGTCCAAAGTATTCAACCCTGAGGTAGAGCCAAAAATTTTTGTGTTGGGAGGTGCTAAGGTCCACGATACCTTGAGAATAATAGAGCATATCGTTGCCAACAAAGTTGCCGACCGAATATTGACGACAGGATTGGTGGCTTTTCTTTTCATGGTTTCAAAAGGGATTGATATAGGAAAGCAGCAGAAGGCGCTGCTTGAGAAGAAAGGTATTCTTCCTCTTGTGCCAAGGGCACGCAGGTTATTGTTGAAAGGCGCGCCAGTAGAGACTCCTATAGACTTTAAGGTTGAGATGCCGAATGGGGATATAGAGATAAGGGCTCTAGGTTCTTTGGATGATCCTGCAAAGGATATAGGTCCTCAGACCGTTACAATGTATGGGGAATTCTTCCAAGAAGCAAATATCATTGTTATGAGGGGACCGGCTGGCGTCATAGAGGATGATAGGTTTAAGGAAGGAACTATTTCACTTGTTGAGAAAGCATTATCCAGTGGGGCATTCACGATATTTGGAGGAGGGCACTTTAATGCCATTCTTAAGGAGTTAAATAACAAGCAATTGATAAACCGGGTAGGACACCTCTCGACAGGAGGAGGTGCTTTACTTCTTTTCCTAGCAGGTGAACCTCTCCCAGCCTTAGAGGCGTTGAACATGTCTGCACGCAAATTCTTGGGGTGGTGA
- a CDS encoding DUF1152 domain-containing protein, with protein MANSLMEIAKNDPILVFGAGGGGDVIGALHIYNKLKSMGAETYLGALVWERYVVDPHPGPIPLIAFFNVDPISETAAIAEGKSRAYRYGHEIIPQVIRVAGALNEKVILLDGSRGAEGLALGLTSVVDHLSVKTVIGVDVGGDLLAKGKEEGLWSPLADSLSLYAINRVEGEKIIAIHAAGADGELPADLVYNYISEIARDNGLITSVGLDKNDVSLYEKIKNNVITEASRIPIEAFEGYYGKIIIRNGTREVSVSPCTTITFLLDASVVYNHSEIARVVAGSRHIGEASNKLNEKCIYTEYNLEKDIAALLETGMKLEEIDITKVRSDGLARLKHRCRSNTS; from the coding sequence ATGGCTAACTCTTTAATGGAAATAGCAAAAAATGACCCAATATTAGTATTTGGAGCTGGTGGCGGAGGAGATGTTATAGGCGCCCTCCATATTTATAATAAACTAAAGTCAATGGGTGCAGAGACTTATCTAGGAGCACTAGTTTGGGAGAGATATGTAGTTGACCCGCATCCAGGGCCTATCCCACTTATTGCCTTCTTCAATGTTGACCCAATATCTGAAACTGCAGCTATAGCAGAAGGCAAAAGCCGAGCTTATAGATATGGGCATGAAATCATTCCCCAAGTCATTCGAGTCGCTGGCGCTTTAAATGAGAAGGTAATCCTCCTCGATGGATCAAGGGGGGCTGAAGGATTAGCGTTAGGTCTCACCTCAGTAGTTGATCACCTGAGTGTAAAAACAGTAATAGGGGTTGATGTCGGAGGCGACCTTTTAGCTAAAGGTAAAGAGGAAGGCTTATGGAGTCCCTTAGCTGACTCACTTTCACTCTACGCCATTAATAGAGTTGAAGGGGAAAAGATAATTGCTATACATGCAGCAGGAGCGGATGGGGAGCTACCTGCAGATTTAGTGTATAATTATATATCAGAAATAGCTAGGGATAACGGTTTAATAACCTCAGTAGGCCTGGATAAAAACGATGTTTCTCTCTACGAGAAGATTAAAAACAACGTGATTACAGAAGCTAGTAGAATTCCAATAGAAGCGTTCGAAGGATACTATGGGAAGATTATTATTAGAAATGGAACCCGCGAAGTGAGTGTCTCTCCATGTACGACTATAACTTTTCTATTAGATGCTTCAGTCGTATACAATCACAGTGAAATAGCTAGGGTAGTAGCTGGATCTAGGCATATAGGTGAAGCATCTAATAAATTAAACGAGAAATGTATCTATACAGAATACAACCTTGAGAAGGACATAGCAGCACTCTTAGAGACAGGTATGAAACTAGAGGAGATAGACATAACCAAAGTCCGTAGTGACGGACTAGCTAGGCTTAAACATAGATGTCGATCCAATACAAGTTAA
- a CDS encoding helix-turn-helix domain-containing protein: MSSYYAHHLGKAVRKRIIQELIAEYGNRRLAGMLGISPAAISKYASGIMHPSDSTMGKALKLAQGPLREKIAKLIVRDLSSALSEALQEYGEYIDWEDELDDLFLKLYLLRKTNPTRWKELAISRVSPS, from the coding sequence ATGAGTTCATACTATGCACATCACCTAGGTAAAGCAGTTAGAAAGAGGATAATACAGGAATTAATAGCGGAATATGGGAACAGACGGTTAGCCGGAATGCTTGGCATATCCCCCGCTGCAATATCTAAGTATGCATCAGGAATAATGCATCCAAGCGATTCAACGATGGGGAAAGCATTAAAACTAGCTCAAGGACCACTAAGAGAGAAAATTGCAAAGCTGATCGTACGTGATCTTTCAAGCGCTTTGTCGGAAGCCCTCCAGGAATACGGAGAATATATTGATTGGGAAGACGAACTAGATGACCTCTTCCTCAAGCTTTACCTATTAAGGAAAACAAACCCTACCCGATGGAAAGAACTAGCTATTTCACGCGTTTCTCCTAGTTGA
- a CDS encoding MBL fold metallo-hydrolase has protein sequence MIRIKWHGHSCFEIWGEKGEPRILLDPHDGGSIGLPRPKPEKPDVILVTHNHFDHNFYKPYAGKDTVVIKWKEGTYSIKGVTITGIRVPHDEAGGKIRGNVTAYKINYNGITLLHLGDLGTEKLPEETLDKLAGSNVVFIPVGGVYTIGPVAANRLLENIKPNVAVPMHFWITGMTLPIDPIDRFLEVTRFRRYRIDNNEFDLDKDKLPEPISIFLLKLR, from the coding sequence TTGATCCGCATAAAATGGCATGGCCACTCTTGTTTTGAAATATGGGGAGAGAAAGGAGAACCTAGAATACTTTTAGATCCCCATGACGGAGGATCCATAGGATTACCAAGGCCTAAGCCGGAGAAACCGGATGTTATATTAGTGACTCATAATCATTTCGACCATAATTTCTATAAGCCATATGCAGGCAAAGACACTGTCGTTATAAAATGGAAAGAAGGAACATATTCCATCAAAGGTGTAACGATAACAGGTATACGTGTCCCTCACGATGAAGCTGGAGGGAAGATAAGGGGAAACGTAACTGCATACAAGATAAATTACAATGGAATAACATTGCTTCACCTTGGAGACCTAGGAACCGAAAAACTGCCAGAGGAAACATTAGATAAGTTGGCAGGATCAAACGTTGTTTTCATACCTGTAGGAGGAGTTTATACTATCGGCCCGGTTGCAGCTAACAGGTTACTTGAAAATATTAAGCCTAATGTCGCGGTTCCTATGCATTTCTGGATTACTGGAATGACTTTGCCTATAGATCCTATCGACAGGTTCCTAGAGGTAACAAGGTTCAGACGTTATAGAATAGATAACAATGAATTCGATTTAGACAAAGATAAGCTACCGGAGCCTATATCCATTTTCTTATTGAAGTTAAGATAA
- a CDS encoding TldD/PmbA family protein — protein MSSKEIKLRNSVELALKHAARLGVTGVEVYGTHYKRLTINASQGEIKSILHNDESGLALRLDLNGRVVFSYINSLDKSSIIDFIENTYKMLRSSPVDPLFKGFYRSSGEYKSPLEIYSPVISHRLSDPTDLIENLRSILPSFESDNFKVTWLYAGLGEAKQVIANSEGVFEEASTTFARMFVDAIAVDGANRSPSIYEADGWRNRIPDPEKLLEKAREKAFKSLKRGKVSLPTEYNIILTPEGFIELFNATYGEALLGISYVNKSSPFTDKLGEQIAPECFTVTDDPQAPGKMGSTPFDGEGAPTYTKTVIEKGVLKTFLFNHYYAQIAGFRTTGNASRAGYTSPPGISWSNIHIAPGEVKLEELLEEGNVILVERIQGVFNARFQTGDYGGAGTPSWLYLRGGEVKSLGSVSVSGNIYQDVKKGCTVTRDIEDKGSLRAPYILIRAKVHQI, from the coding sequence TTGAGTAGTAAAGAAATCAAACTAAGAAATTCTGTCGAATTGGCGTTAAAGCACGCCGCTAGACTGGGTGTCACTGGTGTAGAAGTATATGGAACGCATTACAAGAGGTTGACTATAAACGCTTCTCAAGGAGAAATCAAATCTATATTGCATAACGATGAAAGTGGATTAGCATTACGACTCGACTTAAACGGAAGAGTAGTCTTCTCATACATCAATAGTTTAGATAAGAGTTCCATTATAGATTTCATTGAAAACACTTATAAAATGCTTAGGTCATCACCCGTAGATCCCTTATTCAAAGGATTCTATAGGTCTAGCGGCGAATATAAAAGTCCCCTAGAGATATACTCTCCAGTTATCTCACATCGACTATCAGATCCTACAGATCTCATTGAAAACCTTAGAAGTATTTTACCTAGTTTTGAGAGTGATAACTTCAAGGTTACATGGCTTTATGCAGGACTAGGAGAGGCTAAGCAGGTCATAGCGAATAGTGAGGGAGTCTTCGAAGAAGCTTCAACCACATTTGCTAGAATGTTTGTTGACGCAATAGCGGTTGATGGAGCTAACCGCAGTCCCTCAATATATGAAGCAGACGGGTGGAGAAACAGAATACCTGATCCTGAAAAACTCCTAGAGAAAGCGAGGGAAAAAGCCTTCAAAAGCCTTAAGAGAGGAAAAGTAAGTCTCCCTACAGAGTATAATATAATACTGACGCCGGAAGGATTCATAGAGTTGTTTAATGCTACGTATGGAGAAGCTCTGTTAGGAATAAGCTATGTAAATAAGTCTTCTCCATTCACAGATAAACTTGGAGAACAAATAGCTCCAGAGTGTTTTACAGTAACGGACGATCCCCAGGCACCAGGTAAAATGGGTAGTACACCATTTGATGGAGAAGGAGCCCCTACCTATACTAAAACAGTTATAGAAAAAGGTGTTCTAAAGACGTTCCTGTTCAATCACTATTATGCTCAAATTGCCGGGTTCCGAACAACGGGAAACGCTTCCCGAGCAGGCTATACATCCCCTCCCGGAATATCATGGAGCAACATACACATAGCCCCTGGCGAAGTGAAACTTGAGGAACTACTGGAAGAGGGAAACGTTATACTAGTCGAACGCATACAAGGTGTATTCAATGCAAGATTCCAAACAGGTGACTATGGAGGAGCAGGAACACCTTCATGGCTATATCTTAGAGGAGGAGAAGTAAAATCCCTCGGGTCCGTATCTGTATCAGGTAACATATACCAAGATGTAAAGAAAGGCTGTACGGTGACGAGAGATATTGAAGATAAGGGTTCACTAAGGGCTCCTTATATATTGATAAGAGCTAAAGTACATCAAATCTAA